In Harmonia axyridis chromosome 6, icHarAxyr1.1, whole genome shotgun sequence, a single window of DNA contains:
- the LOC123682328 gene encoding toll-like receptor 4 → MKTLLFLLISLHEALSLEICTSHFCPPIREKQKITVEREVPVKVVGIDTVNGCICAEIPNAYTICYNKNDKTVPCVKFPKDIYLHNDALLLKSTYITELSYGDLYNMTHLKDLKIDSNQKLGHIDPFIFKNMTNLTTLSFVFNPLLTNLHPDTFQGLINLKELHLVKNGFQSIKILSIALKPTILPNLKTLGLNENVFRNVSEDDFEPMQGSSVEELNLILCAIKHIHPRSLGPLKKLQALRLGDNRFDVSELTNLLVTTLNMGADLKLLDLFSSGFRGSMPTSVLEVIGGSNISYLVLSRNQFDVIDNELFPIPMPQLKVIDLNDVSAQKIHDQAFLNLPNLRTLVLGKNRLSFFAASKHLPNLTYLDLSSNTDADGWEFFLTKSDFRRMSLQYLDLQYTRLLLLTRTDFGYMPNLRTLNLKNCSIIKIEDNTFKGLTSLMDLNMENNRFVKMWSNPRYEFDIFGGLQHLEVLLLGGNNIATIRSPRKHLLKYLENIKHLGLNRNSLQTISSEDFSHLKKLEILDISENHILSWDSRIFPNVRLKRFYASLNKISYMTDAMLADFDSLESIKLDYNSFMCDCVLRDKMSTNKTALKKFTKLIEDEQIYCVGPNVNQTVKDFLQSIANSSLICDPGVDILLVTIPTGVILTLIVILGVLGYIYRWHIRYWAFLVRLYLTRKGKIRNTIKKGHNNYQFDAFVSYCNKDQNFVIRMVKMLETQEPFLRLCVYERDFQVGSVISESVLEHITRSRKTVLIVSNAYAKSYWCNWETQIAEHHRLFFENPNGDCVDESIVLIKLGKIVDAHLNPTLKYLLKTRIYLEWDNDTERQTIFWQRLKQFLTPPKNNIDDTTNV, encoded by the coding sequence ATGAAGACCCTACTCTTTTTATTGATAAGTTTACATGAAGCATTATCATTGGAAATATGTACATCCCATTTTTGTCCACCTATCCGTGAGAAACAGAAAATAACGGTTGAGAGAGAGGTGCCAGTCAAAGTTGTTGGAATCGACACCGTAAATGGCTGTATATGTGCAGAAATACCGAATGCTTACACCATTTGTTACAATAAAAATGATAAGACTGTACCATGTGTGAAGTTCCCCAAGGATATTTATCTACATAATGATGCATTGCTCTTGAAATCTACATATATTACAGAATTATCTTACGGTGATCTTTATAACATGACTCATTTGAAGGACTTGAAGATAGATAGCAACCAGAAGCTGGGTCACATTGATCCCTTCATCTTTAAGAATATGACCAATTTAACCACTTTGAGTTTCGTTTTCAATCCACTACTCACAAACCTTCATCCTGACACTTTTCAAGGATTGATCAACTTGAAGGAACTTCATTTGGTCAAAAATGGTTTCCAGAGTATCAAAATACTGTCGATTGCATTGAAACCAACTATTTTGCCCAACCTCAAGACTTTAGGTTTGAACGAAAATGTATTCAGGAATGTGAGTGAAGATGATTTTGAACCAATGCAAGGAAGTAGTGTAGAAGAGCTCAACTTGATTCTATGTGCAATTAAACATATCCACCCAAGATCTTTAGGCCCTCTAAAGAAGCTACAAGCTCTTCGTTTGGGTGATAATAGATTCGATGTAAGCGAACTTACAAATTTACTTGTTACCACTTTGAATATGGGAGCTGATTTGAAGCTCTTAGATCTGTTCTCTTCTGGGTTTAGAGGTTCTATGCCAACTTCTGTATTGGAGGTTATTGGGGGATCTAACATAAGTTATCTCGTCCTTTCTAGAAACCAGTTTGATGTTATTGACAACGAGTTATTTCCAATACCTATGCCCCAATTGAAAGTGATTGATTTAAATGATGTGTCTGCACAAAAGATTCATGATCAGGCATTTCTGAACCTACCAAACCTGAGGACTTTGGTCTTGGGCAAGAATAGACTGTCTTTTTTTGCAGCATCCAAACATCTTCCAAATTTGACTTATCTAGATTTGAGTAGTAATACTGATGCAGATGGTTGGGAATTTTTCTTAACCAAGAGCGATTTTCGAAGGATGAGCTTGCAATATCTAGACTTGCAATATACAAGACTCCTACTCCTTACTAGGACTGATTTTGGATACATGCCGAATTTGAGAACGTTGAACCTCAAAAACTGCAGCATCATCAAAATAGAAGATAACACTTTCAAGGGGTTGACAAGTCTGATGGACTTGAACATGGAGAACAATCGATTTGTCAAGATGTGGAGTAACCCAAGGTATGAGTTCGATATTTTTGGAGGTCTTCAACATCTCGAAGTTCTTCTATTGGGAGGAAATAATATAGCAACTATTAGATCTCCAAGAAAGCACCTGTTGAAATATCTGgaaaatataaaacatttaGGATTGAACAGAAACAGTTTACAAACGATATCGAGTGAAGATTtctcccatttgaaaaaattggagATTCTGGATATTTCTGAGAATCACATTTTATCATGGGACTCTAGAATTTTTCCTAATGTTAGACTGAAAAGGTTTTATGCTTCCTTGAATAAAATATCTTATATGACTGACGCCATGTTGGCAGATTTCGATTCTTTGGAATCTATAAAGTTAGACTACAATTCCTTCATGTGCGATTGTGTTTTGAGGGACAAAATGAGTACTAATAAAACTGCACTCAAAAAATTCACGAAATTGATAGAAGACGAACAGATATACTGTGTCGGACCAAACGTGAACCAAACTGTGAAAGATTTCTTGCAAAGTATAGCAAATTCCTCTTTGATTTGCGATCCTGGAGTAGATATTCTGCTTGTAACCATACCAACAGGAGTCATTTTGACTCTGATAGTGATATTAGGAGTTCTGGGCTATATTTATAGGTGGCATATTCGTTATTGGGCCTTCCTAGTCAGACTATACCTAACACGAAAAGGTAAAATACGAAACACCATAAAAAAGGGCCACAATAACTACCAATTCGATGCCTTTGTTTCTTACTGCAACAAAGATCAAAATTTCGTCATAAGGATGGTGAAGATGTTAGAAACCCAAGAACCGTTTTTGAGGTTATGCGTTTACGAGAGAGATTTTCAAGTGGGCAGTGTTATATCCGAATCTGTTCTAGAACATATCACGAGAAGTCGAAAAACTGTGCTCATAGTTAGTAATGCCTATGCAAAATCTTATTGGTGCAACTGGGAAACTCAAATAGCTGAACATCACCGGTTGTTTTTTGAGAATCCTAACGGTGATTGTGTCGATGAAAGTATAGTGCTAATCAAACTTGGTAAGATTGTCGATGCGCATTTGAACCCGACATTGAAATATCTTTTGAAGACCAGGATTTATTTGGAATGGGACAATGATACTGAAAGACAAACAATTTTTTGGCAAAGGCTGAAACAGTTTTTGACTCCTCCGAAAAATAATATAGATGATACTACCAACGTGTGA
- the LOC123683283 gene encoding toll-like receptor 4: MRLYVFLIIFFRMVVSMKTCTSLFCPPVSEKRKITIERELPLKFIGRDEQTGCNCAEAPNVYSLCFNINSKTTPCSRFPRKISITTKTLILKTTYITELTYGDFSNITHLEMLTIDNNQHLFHVQPFIFENMTKLISLSFISNPLLTNFHPDTFKGLLNLKELNLVKNGFQNIDILALTMKSSIVPNLLKVNLNENVFQNITEISFEPMEGSRLEELNLISCAIENIHPDSLKPLKYLSILRLGSNRFDLKTLVDLLKSTIEMGIDLKVLDLYLSGLRGFMPKDVLEVIAKSNISSLILKRNQFDILETKLFPVYMPKLTMLDLTDVSAQTISNQTFSKLPNLKTLVLAQNKLSYFAASEYLPNLTYLDLRKNTDSYGWEFSLTKSKLHKMKLQYLDLQFTRLLVLTKTDFGAMPYLRILNMKNCSIFRIENDTLSGMSNLEFLNLENNLFFKMWINPNVKFDIFGGLEKLEILLMGGNSISSLRAPNKHLLKHLKNLKHLGLNRNNLQTLANEDFAFLTKLEVLDISENRIVSWDERIFPNIHLKKFHSSFNKITRMSDAMLADLQYLQEVQMDFNSFICDCFMKRKTSDNRSALTEFSKLIKDQELYCLRPYTNVTLLSFLQNIINGSLDCDTKIDLLVYALPLIIIFVIFSILSILGFIYRWHIRYWIFLMRIYLIRRGKLQRDKVEGYTNFQFDAFVSYCNQDQNFVIKLVKMLENSEPYIRLCIYERDFQVGSYISESVLEHMSKSRKTILVVSDSYVKSYWCNWETQIAEHHRLYSKDLNESMDESIVLIKLGKIDEMHLNPTLKYILKTRIYLEWDLDEERQVIFWRKLRKFLMPPKSEFTESTHL; the protein is encoded by the coding sequence ATGCGATTATATGTATTTCTTATAATCTTCTTCCGTATGGTTGTGTCAATGAAAACATGCACATCACTCTTCTGTCCTCCAGTAtcggaaaaaagaaaaatcactATAGAACGGGAACTGCCCTTGAAATTCATCGGTAGGGATGAACAAACTGGATGCAACTGTGCTGAAGCACCAAACGTTTATAGCTTATGTTTCAACATAAACAGTAAGACCACACCATGTTCAAGATTTCCAAGAAAAATAAGCATAACTACCAAAACTCTCATCCTAAAAACCACATACATTACAGAACTGACGTATGGAGATTTCAGCAACATAACACATCTAGAAATGTTGACCATCGACAACAACCAGCATCTCTTTCATGTTCAACccttcatttttgaaaacatgACGAAGCTTATTTCTTTGAGTTTCATCTCCAACCCCTTGCTTACCAATTTTCATCCGGATACCTTCAAAGGACTACTCAACTTAAAAGAACTCAACCTTGTCAAGAATGGATTCCAAAATATCGATATACTTGCTCTTACTATGAAGTCCAGTATTGTACCAAATCTTCTCAAGGTGAATTTGAACGAGAACGTTTTCCAGAATATAACAGAAATTAGTTTTGAACCTATGGAAGGAAGTAGACTTGAAGAACTCAACTTGATCTCATGTgcgattgaaaatattcatcctGATTCCTTGAAACCTTTGAAGTATTTGTCGATTCTTCGTTTGGGCAGCAATAGGTTTGATTTAAAGACTTTGGTGGATCTTCTGAAATCAACTATCGAGATGGGAATAGATCTGAAGGTGTTAGATTTGTATTTATCTGGATTACGAGGTTTTATGCCTAAAGATGTTTTGGAAGTGATCGCAAAGTCAAATATTTCATCGTTAATTTTGAAAAGGAATCAGTTCGATATCCTAGAAACTAAATTATTTCCTGTTTACATGCCAAAGCTGACTATGTTGGATCTAACAGATGTCTCAGCCCAAACGATTTCCAATCAAACCTTTTCCAAACTGCCAAACCTCAAAACACTAGTATTAGCTCAAAATAAGCTCTCATATTTTGCTGCGTCTGAATATTTGCCAAATTTAACCTATTTAGATCTCAGGAAAAACACAGACTCGTATGGATGGGAATTTTCGTTGACCAAAAGCAAATTGCACAAGATGAAATTACAATATCTGGATCTTCAATTCACAAGACTTCTAGTTCTGACAAAAACCGATTTTGGAGCTATGCCTTATTTgagaattttgaatatgaagaaTTGTAGCATATTCAGGATAGAGAACGACACTTTAAGTGGAATGTCTAATCTCGAGTTCttaaatttagaaaataatttattcttcaaGATGTGGATTAATCCAAATGTGAAGTTCGATATTTTCGGTGGACTAGAGAAACTTGAAATATTGCTAATGGGAGGAAACTCAATATCTTCACTTAGGGCTCCCAATAAACATCTTTTAAAACATCTGAAGAACTTGAAACATTTAGGGTTGAATAGAAATAACTTACAGACACTAGCAAATGAAGATTTTGCCTTTTTAACGAAATTAGAAGTGCTTGATATATCAGAAAATCGTATTGTGAGTTGGGATGAAAGAATTTTTCCGAATATACACCTGAAGAAGTTCCATAGCTCATTCAATAAAATCACAAGAATGAGTGACGCCATGTTAGCAGATTTACAATACTTGCAAGAGGTTCAAATGgatttcaattcattcatttgtgattgtttcatgaaaagaaaaacaagtgACAACCGAAGTGCTCTGACTGAATTCTCCAAACTCATCAAAGACCAAGAGTTGTACTGTTTAAGGCCATACACAAATGTAACTCTCCTTAGTTTTCTCCAAAATATCATAAATGGTTCTCTAGACTGTGATACTAAAATAGATTTATTAGTTTATGCCCTACCtcttatcattatttttgtgatattttccaTTTTGTCGATATTGGGATTCATTTATAGATGGCATATTCGTTATTGGATATTTTTGATGAGAATTTATTTGATAAGAAGAGGGAAGCTGCAGAGAGACAAAGTTGAAGGGTACACAAACTTTCAATTCGATGCCTTTGTATCTTATTGCAACCAGGATCAAAATTTTGTGATAAAACTTGTTAAAATGTTAGAGAATAGTGAACCATATATAAGGCTGTGTATTTACGAAAGGGATTTTCAGGTAGGCAGTTATATTTCTGAGTCTGTGCTGGAACATATGTCCAAGAGTAGGAAAACAATCCTGGTTGTAAGCGATTCGTACGTTAAGTCATATTGGTGTAATTGGGAAACCCAAATTGCAGAGCACCATAGACTGTATTCAAAAGATCTCAATGAGAGTATGGATGAGAGTATAGTTTTGATAAAGCTTGGTAAGATTGACGAAATGCATTTGAACCCTACCCtgaagtatattttgaaaactagaATCTATTTGGAATGGGATCTAGATGAAGAGAGACAGGTGATATTTTGGAGAAAACTCAGGAAATTTCTCATGCCACCTAAAAGTGAGTTTACCGAAAGTAcacatttgtga